A single genomic interval of Stieleria maiorica harbors:
- a CDS encoding type II secretion system F family protein, which yields MNPVLGLITSIIVVAFLAIAVRVITRQMVRRPAVEVRSFLIAFLELFEWLLWAVCLVCLVVTAPHPVTLVLLALLVVSVVIAHRLRYREELQSLNRWLRMAVEKDVSLPELLENIAMGCRSRLARRIKACVKRLYRGESIVDAARRAKLALDADALGAMIIPPPKTALQGEAALPGEEIGSGQALDSTAASEIGHESPRAMALVGQQFTYVVATIILAWLIGIYIRSHLISLFDEIYDGMFSSSRVVHRGLDMVAGVGDVVAVTVLVWLLLVVVLRWLPLWLAPWVPWFGGKAVDQWRCEVLRTLGRGMRVGLAETAVLQAAATSTRIRWIRSRCRSAQRLVDAGTPLATALRSATLVTKREQVWLTCAAKNSNLPHAIEHLCRDIGRRQTHRWRIRMAWFVPLATVLVGIFVLVHTLFLFHFLYGLIGGLA from the coding sequence ATGAATCCCGTCCTTGGCCTGATCACATCGATCATCGTCGTCGCATTCCTGGCGATTGCGGTACGAGTGATCACACGACAGATGGTTCGTCGACCCGCGGTCGAAGTGCGTTCGTTTCTGATCGCTTTTCTGGAATTATTCGAGTGGCTTCTTTGGGCGGTCTGTCTGGTGTGCCTGGTAGTTACGGCGCCTCATCCGGTCACGCTGGTGCTGTTGGCGCTGTTGGTCGTGTCGGTCGTCATCGCGCATCGATTGCGATATCGCGAAGAGTTGCAATCGCTGAATCGATGGCTGCGGATGGCGGTCGAGAAGGACGTGTCGCTGCCGGAGTTGCTTGAAAACATTGCGATGGGGTGTCGCAGCCGACTCGCCCGCCGAATCAAAGCCTGCGTCAAACGCTTGTATCGCGGTGAATCGATCGTCGATGCCGCCCGCAGAGCGAAACTGGCGTTGGATGCCGACGCGCTCGGTGCGATGATCATCCCGCCTCCCAAAACGGCCTTGCAGGGCGAAGCGGCGTTGCCCGGGGAAGAGATTGGTTCCGGCCAGGCTCTTGATTCGACCGCTGCGTCGGAGATTGGTCATGAATCACCGCGCGCGATGGCGTTGGTCGGTCAGCAATTCACCTATGTCGTGGCCACGATCATCCTGGCCTGGCTGATCGGGATTTACATCCGCTCGCATTTGATCTCCCTGTTTGATGAAATTTACGATGGAATGTTCTCCAGTAGTCGAGTCGTCCATCGTGGACTTGACATGGTTGCCGGGGTGGGGGACGTCGTCGCGGTGACGGTTCTGGTTTGGTTGTTGTTGGTGGTCGTACTGCGGTGGCTTCCGCTCTGGTTGGCGCCTTGGGTTCCGTGGTTCGGCGGCAAGGCGGTCGATCAATGGCGCTGCGAGGTCCTGCGGACGCTCGGGCGTGGGATGCGTGTCGGACTGGCGGAAACAGCGGTTTTGCAGGCAGCGGCAACATCCACGCGGATCCGATGGATTCGATCCCGTTGCCGATCAGCCCAGCGGCTCGTCGACGCCGGCACCCCTTTGGCGACGGCCTTGCGATCGGCAACGTTGGTGACGAAACGCGAACAGGTTTGGTTGACGTGTGCGGCAAAAAACAGCAACCTGCCTCACGCGATCGAGCACTTGTGCCGTGACATCGGGCGACGCCAGACACATCGCTGGAGAATCCGCATGGCATGGTTCGTGCCCTTGGCGACGGTGTTGGTCGGCATCTTCGTGCTCGTCCACACCCTGTTCCTGTTCCACTTTTTGTACGGTTTGATCGGCGGGCTGGCCTAA
- a CDS encoding prepilin-type N-terminal cleavage/methylation domain-containing protein: MKRPHQSANDGAPIRRCSGSSRGYTLIELLLVLALASALLGGVIGLMTIARKSDGAAEENLFRRQEIRRFAGDLRRDVRAAGEIDLDADELVLADASSDAVTRYQIESGATVVRRVSEGDSKRSAIDHYDIGSAATMEFQLIDGNAAVRCTVSDGDGHGESIQILAFQRPTS; the protein is encoded by the coding sequence ATGAAACGGCCGCATCAATCGGCGAATGATGGAGCCCCGATTCGACGCTGCTCCGGTTCTTCCCGTGGCTACACGCTGATCGAATTATTGCTCGTGCTGGCACTCGCCAGCGCGCTTTTGGGAGGCGTGATCGGGTTGATGACGATCGCGAGGAAGAGCGATGGTGCGGCCGAGGAGAACCTGTTTCGTCGTCAGGAGATTCGCCGATTCGCCGGTGACCTGCGTCGCGACGTCCGCGCAGCGGGGGAGATCGATTTGGATGCCGACGAACTCGTGCTCGCTGACGCCTCTTCCGATGCGGTCACTCGGTACCAGATCGAGTCCGGGGCGACGGTGGTGCGCCGAGTCAGCGAGGGCGATTCAAAGCGATCAGCGATCGATCACTATGATATCGGAAGTGCAGCAACAATGGAGTTTCAATTGATCGATGGCAACGCTGCGGTCCGCTGCACTGTGTCGGATGGTGACGGGCATGGGGAATCGATTCAGATCCTTGCATTCCAGAGGCCGACATCATGA
- a CDS encoding acyltransferase: MQKKSKDARRCRQGFLLFELLVATAFLAAATTIVLQMHQACLDYDRVAADRLRHQLNIENLAEQLRDVAYDDVNSAVAELRAQSQIEIVVDPFESDSRKGMHVILRDPARERPLVHHLWRLEPRS, encoded by the coding sequence ATGCAAAAGAAATCGAAAGATGCTCGAAGATGCCGGCAAGGGTTTCTGCTGTTTGAGTTGCTGGTCGCGACGGCGTTTTTGGCAGCCGCTACCACGATCGTGTTACAAATGCATCAGGCCTGTTTGGATTATGATCGGGTCGCTGCAGACCGATTGCGTCACCAATTGAACATCGAGAATCTGGCCGAGCAATTGCGCGACGTGGCCTACGACGACGTCAATTCAGCCGTCGCCGAACTGCGTGCCCAGTCACAGATTGAGATTGTGGTCGACCCGTTTGAATCGGATTCACGCAAGGGCATGCATGTGATCCTGAGAGATCCGGCACGCGAGCGACCACTGGTCCATCACCTCTGGCGTTTGGAGCCTCGCTCATGA